A window of the Brassica oleracea var. oleracea cultivar TO1000 chromosome C1, BOL, whole genome shotgun sequence genome harbors these coding sequences:
- the LOC106313950 gene encoding putative calcium-transporting ATPase 13, plasma membrane-type, translating to MPTNVSSHAEKNNLVGVEFLLELPKTLSKSNKKWQVAFIKIYCSRTLLNCAKHAIGKPGLFPRSLSYTAIDLDHPQDHHRDFKIDQETLNDLVKNKNQEKLQSLGGPNGLVSALKTNTRLGINEEADEIQRRRSTFGSNTYTRPPSKSLIHFVIEAFKDLTILILLGCATLSLGFGIKEHGLKEGWYDGGSIFVAVFLVVAVSAVSNFRQNRQFDKLSKVSSNIKIDVVRNGRRQEISIFDIVVGDIICLNIGDQVPADGVLVEGHSLHVDESSMTGESDHVEVNLNGNTFLFSGTKVADGFGKMVVTSVGMNTAWGQMMSHISRDTNEQTPLQTRLDKLTSSIGKVGLLVAFLVLLVLLIRYFTGSTKDESGKREYNGKKTKSDEIVNAVVEMVAAAVTIIVVAIPEGLPLAVTLTLAYSMKRMMKDQAMVRKLSACETMGSATTICTDKTGTLTLNQMKVTDSWFGLESVKASPSSTLSRKVVELFHQGVAMNTTGSVFKAKGSSSEYEFSGSPTEKAILSWAVGELKMDMEEVIREHEVVHVEGFNSEKKRSGVLIKKRREITVHWKGAAEKILAMCSTYYDGSGVVREIQEDDKIQFENIIQSMAAKSLRCIAFAYSDGETKKLKEEKLSLLGIVGIKDPCRPGVKKAVEDCQFAGVNIKMITGDNIFTARAIAVECGILTPEDETNEDAVLEGEAFRSYTQQQRLEKVERIKVMARSSPFDKLLMVKCLKELGHVVAVTGDGTNDAPALKEADIGLSMGIQGTEVAKESSDIVILDDNFASVATVLKWGRCVYNNIQKFIQFQLTVNVAALVINFVAAVSAGEVPLTAVQLLWVNLIMDTLGALALATEKPTNDLMKNKPVGRTAPLITNVMWRNLLAQAFYQISVLLVLQFRGRSIFGVTERVKNTLIFNTFVLCQVFNEFNARSLEKKNVFRGLHKNRLFVGIIVVTVVLQVVMVEFLKRFADTERLNWGQWGVCLAIAAASWPIGWLVKSVPVPEKHFFSYLKWKKRS from the coding sequence ATGCCAACAAATGTTTCTTCCCATGCAGAGAAGAACAACTTGGTGGGCGTCGAGTTTCTTCTAGAACTCCCCAAAACCCTAAGCAAATCAAACAAGAAATGGCAAGTAGCATTCATCAAGATTTACTGCTCAAGAACTCTCCTCAACTGCGCCAAACACGCCATAGGAAAACCCGGTTTGTTTCCTCGTTCCCTTTCCTACACCGCCATTGATCTCGACCATCCTCAAGATCATCACAGAGACTTCAAGATCGATCAAGAAACCCTAAATGATCTCGTCAAGAACAAGAACCAAGAGAAACTCCAGTCTCTTGGTGGCCCAAATGGCTTAGTCTCAGCTCTCAAGACAAACACGCGTCTAGGGATCAACGAAGAAGCCGACGAGATTCAACGCAGGCGTTCAACGTTCGGGTCCAACACCTACACGAGACCACCATCGAAGAGCCTCATCCATTTCGTGATCGAAGCTTTCAAAGACCTCACGATTCTCATCCTTCTCGGTTGCGCAACGCTCTCTCTCGGGTTCGGTATCAAAGAGCACGGATTAAAAGAAGGATGGTACGATGGAGGAAGCATATTCGTAGCGGTTTTCTTGGTGGTAGCTGTCTCTGCGGTCAGCAACTTCAGACAGAACAGACAGTTCGACAAACTCTCGAAAGTAAGTAGCAACATCAAGATCGATGTCGTTAGAAACGGACGTCGTCAAGAGATTTCGATCTTTGACATCGTCGTTGGAGATATCATTTGTTTAAACATCGGAGATCAAGTTCCAGCGGATGGAGTGTTGGTTGAAGGACATTCACTGCACGTCGACGAATCAAGCATGACCGGAGAAAGCGATCACGTCGAGGTGAATCTAAACGGGAACACATTCTTGTTCTCGGGTACTAAAGTCGCTGATGGGTTTGGTAAAATGGTGGTTACATCCGTTGGTATGAACACAGCTTGGGGACAAATGATGAGTCACATCTCACGCGACACAAACGAGCAAACTCCATTGCAAACTCGTCTCGACAAGCTTACTTCTTCGATAGGAAAAGTCGGTTTACTCGTAGCGTTCTTGGTTCTTCTTGTTCTTTTAATCCGTTACTTCACGGGAAGCACTAAAGACGAGAGCGGGAAACGCGAGTATAACGGAAAGAAAACGAAAAGTGATGAGATTGTGAACGCGGTTGTTGAAATGGTTGCGGCTGCGGTTACGATTATAGTGGTTGCGATACCTGAAGGGTTACCGTTAGCTGTGACATTAACATTAGCATATTCGATGAAGAGAATGATGAAAGATCAAGCTATGGTAAGGAAGCTCTCTGCTTGCGAGACAATGGGCTCTGCTACTACTATATGTACCGATAAAACCGGTACTTTGACGCTTAACCAAATGAAGGTAACCGATTCCTGGTTCGGTTTAGAATCAGTAAAAGCTTCTCCTTCTTCTACTCTGTCGAGGAAAGTGGTTGAGTTGTTTCATCAAGGAGTTGCGATGAACACTACAGGGAGTGTGTTTAAGGCTAAAGGATCATCATCGGAGTATGAATTCTCTGGTAGTCCGACGGAGAAAGCGATCTTAAGCTGGGCGGTTGGGGAACTGAAGATGGATATGGAGGAAGTGATTAGAGAACACGAGGTTGTTCACGTTGAAGGTTTTAACTCAGAGAAGAAGAGAAGTGGTGTACTGATCAAGAAGAGAAGAGAGATCACAGTTCATTGGAAAGGAGCTGCTGAGAAGATTCTAGCAATGTGTTCTACATACTACGATGGTTCTGGAGTCGTGAGAGAGATTCAAGAAGACGATAAGATTCAATTCGAGAATATCATTCAATCAATGGCAGCTAAATCCCTACGTTGCATAGCGTTTGCTTACTCAGATGGAGAAACCAAGAAGCTAAAAGAAGAGAAGCTGAGCTTACTCGGAATCGTGGGGATCAAAGATCCGTGCAGACCAGGAGTCAAGAAAGCCGTCGAGGACTGCCAATTCGCCGGAGTAAACATCAAAATGATCACCGGAGACAACATATTCACGGCGAGAGCCATCGCCGTAGAGTGCGGGATCTTAACACCCGAAGACGAAACGAACGAGGACGCTGTGTTGGAAGGAGAGGCGTTTCGAAGCTACACTCAGCAGCAACGGCTAGAGAAGGTCGAGAGAATCAAAGTGATGGCGAGATCCTCGCCGTTCGATAAACTCCTGATGGTGAAATGCCTCAAGGAGCTAGGTCACGTCGTGGCGGTTACAGGCGACGGAACAAACGACGCGCCGGCGTTGAAAGAAGCAGATATCGGACTCTCGATGGGGATCCAAGGCACGGAGGTGGCGAAGGAGAGCTCCGATATCGTGATCCTCGACGATAACTTCGCCTCCGTCGCGACGGTTTTGAAATGGGGGAGATGCGTCTACAACAACATCCAGAAATTCATTCAGTTTCAGCTCACCGTCAACGTGGCGGCGTTAGTGATCAACTTCGTGGCGGCTGTTTCCGCCGGAGAGGTTCCGTTGACGGCGGTTCAGTTGCTGTGGGTGAATCTGATCATGGACACGCTCGGCGCGTTGGCTTTAGCTACAGAGAAACCGACTAACGATTTAATGAAGAATAAACCGGTCGGTCGAACCGCTCCGTTGATTACAAACGTCATGTGGAGGAATCTGTTGGCCCAAGCGTTTTATCAGATCAGTGTTTTGCTGGTGCTTCAGTTTCGAGGGAGGTCGATCTTTGGCGTGACGGAGAGAGTGAAGAACACTTTGATATTCAATACGTTTGTGTTGTGTCAAGTGTTCAACGAGTTTAACGCGAGGAGTCTTGAGAAGAAGAATGTGTTTAGAGGGTTGCATAAGAACAGGCTCTTCGTTGGGATTATTGTTGTGACTGTGGTCTTGCAGGTTGTGATGGTTGAGTTTCTCAAGAGGTTTGCTGATACTGAGAGGCTGAATTGGGGACAGTGGGGAGTTTGCTTGGCCATTGCGGCGGCGTCGTGGCCGATCGGATGGTTGGTGAAGTCTGTTCCGGTACCGGAGAAGCACTTCTTTAGCTACCTGAAATGGAAGAAGAGATCTTGA
- the LOC106337540 gene encoding TPR repeat-containing thioredoxin TTL2-like translates to MCRVEALVKLSLVGEAHQTALNAAALKVEPLPASFSQPQTRFFGMLCRAYAYFVKSQINFALVRYKDAAENAAKALEIEPHNTEIKIFKKNVELVKRALSSSKLEKWAEAVRDYEILHQAMPYDKVIAKSLSQAQVALKESRSEVVLNMESGGDVKEISSLEELKAALARLDKSVKIIYF, encoded by the exons ATGTGTAGAGTTGAAGCACTAGTAAAACTCAGCCTGGTTGGTGAGGCTCACCAGACAGCACTAAACGCAGCTGCCCTCAAAGTTGAACCACTCCCCGCCTCTTTCTCACAGCCACAGACTCGGTTTTTCGGTATGCTATGTAGAGCCTACGCATATTTTGTCAAATCACAAATAAATTTTGCTCTAGTAAG ATACAAAGATGCAGCTGAAAATGCAGCCAAAGCTTTAGAGATCGAGCCACATAATACTGAAATTAAAATTTTCAAGAAAAATGTTGAATTGGTTAAAAGGGCTCTGTCTTCCAGCAAG CTGGAAAAATGGGCTGAAGCAGTGAGAGATTATGAGATCTTACATCAGGCAATGCCATACGATAAAGTCATTGCTAAATCTTTGTCTCAAGCTCAAGTTGCACTGAAGGAATCTCGCAGCGAAGTAGTTCTAAACATGGAATCTGGAGGTGATGTTAAGGAGATTTCTAGTCTTGAAGAGTTAAAAGCTGCATTGGCTCGTCTCGATAAGTCTGTCAAGATTATCTATTTTTAG
- the LOC106313959 gene encoding DNA-directed RNA polymerase V subunit 7, with protein sequence MFIKVKLPWNVMIPAEAMDPNGLMIQRAVLIRLLDAFASKKATKDLGYFIALKNLEEIGEGRIRETTGQIVFPVVFSGITFKMFKGEIVHGVVRQVHKSGVFLRCGPCENVYLSQYKMPGYDYVVQGNPLFMNQNMSRIQIGSTVRVIVLDIQWKEAEKEFIALASLEGNNLGPF encoded by the coding sequence ATGTTCATCAAAGTCAAACTGCCATGGAATGTCATGATACCAGCTGAAGCTATGGACCCCAACGGCCTCATGATCCAGAGAGCTGTTCTCATTCGCCTACTCGATGCCTTTGCTTCCAAGAAAGCGACCAAAGATCTCGGCTACTTCATAGCACTCAAAAACTTGGAGGAAATAGGCGAGGGCAGAATCAGGGAAACCACTGGCCAGATTGTCTTCCCGGTGGTTTTCAGCGGAATCACCTTCAAGATGTTCAAAGGCGAGATCGTTCATGGTGTGGTTCGCCAGGTGCACAAGTCCGGTGTCTTCTTGAGATGTGGCCCTTGTGAAAACGTTTACTTATCACAGTATAAGATGCCTGGTTACGACTACGTTGTACAAGGAAACCCGTTGTTCATGAACCAGAACATGTCCCGGATTCAGATCGGTTCCACGGTTCGCGTCATTGTGCTTGATATCCAGTGGAAAGAGGCAGAGAAGGAGTTCATCGCTTTAGCCAGCCTCGAAGGAAACAATCTTGGCCCGTTCTAA